DNA from Paludisphaera mucosa:
AGCCCGGGGGTTGCACCGGGGCCTTCTGCTCGAAGCCCGTCGACCTCCCCGGCATGGACTTCAGCGGCGGCGTCGACCTGCGCGTGGAACTTTGGGCCGACTCCCTCGACCCGGCCGTCCTCCGGGGCCCCGGCCGTTCGCGGCCGATCCAGGGCGGCGACGACCTCGCTCCCATCCTGCGCCGGGATTTCATCTTCCACCCGCCCCGCTGATCGCCGCCGTCCCACGGCCCCCTTCGCGCCCGGATTGCGTCGCGCGCCCTCCTTGTGACGCGTGACGCCGTCGTCCGGCTCGCCATGAGTCCGTCGCCTGCGCCCCCTCCCGCGTGCAAGGTCCGACGCCGTCGACGTCGAAATTTCCTTCGCGACCCGGCTCCGCTCCGCGCATCGACGCGCCCGGCGCGATCGTTCGATCTCATCCCCCATCTTGTTCGTTCGAAAGGTCTTCTCATGATCACGAGACGACTCGCGGCCTCGTTCACGCTCGCGTCCGCCCTTCTTGCACCCGCCGTCAAGGCCGGCGACGAGGGCGCGCCCTCGCCGGTCGCGGTCACCCGGCCGGGCCTCAAGGAGGTGCTCGAAGGGTCGAAAAAGAGCCAGCCCCGGCTGCCGCTCCCCCCGCTCACCCCGGAAGAGAAGGCTCGCGCCGAGAAGGCGGCGGCGAACCCGAACGGGGGCGTCTTCGCCGGCATCGTCAACAACGGCCGGATGCGAAATTTCTACCTCGCGCCCGAATTCCGCAGCGAGTTCTACGTGCGGCCGTCGGATGCGGGGAAGACCGACCCCAAGACGATCCTGCGCTGGGGCGCCGGCGATCCGGCGATGCCGCTCGACCCCACGGTGCGCATCATGTTCTTCTGGCTCGTCGCCCGGGCCAACAACTGCTACTACTGCCTGGGCCACCAGGAGGTGAAGCTCAAGGCGGCCGGCGTCAGCGACGACCAACTCGCCGCGCTCGACACCGACTGGTCCTCGTTCAAGCCGGCCGACGCCGCGGCGTTCGCCTTCGTGAAGAAGCTGGCGCGGACGCCCCAGGAGATCGCGACCGCCGACGTCGAGGCGCTCCGTCGCCATCACGACGACCTGGCGATCCTCGACATGATCTTCTCGACGGGCAACTACTGCGCGATGACCCGCTGGACCGGCGGCCTGGCCATCCCCCAGGAGGATCACCGCGACTACCTGACCCCGACGGCCGCGGCCTATCGACAACTCCCCAGCCTGGTCGCGCCGCTGGATCCGGAAAGGGGCGGGTCGCAGGTCGTCTGCAAGCCCGCCGCCGCGAACCGGCCGGCGTTGGAGTCGCGACCGGACGTGGAGGCCGCCCTGGCCGCGGCCCGCGAGCGGAAGCCGCGGCTGACGCTGGTCGACGAGGAGAAGGCCCGCAAGATACTCCCCGACGACTGGTCCGCAGCGCCGCTGTCGAACTGGGTCCGGCTGCTCGCCAACTTCCCCGAGGCCGGCAAGGCCCGCATCCTGAGCATCACGGCCGGCGCCGCGGCCGACAAGGGCGTCCTCGACCCCACGCTCCGCGCCCAGATCGCCTGGATCGCCGCCCGCCAGGACCGCGCCTGGTACGCCCTGGGACAGGCCAGGAAGCGGCTGCACGACCTCGGCCAGTCGGACGATGCGATCTTCGCGATCGACGCGCCGGACGACCGCTTCTCCGCGGGCCAGAAGGCCGTGTTCCACCTGGCGAAGAAGCTGACCGCCGACCCGGCGCTCGTCACCGACGCCGACGTCGCGGCCGTCCGCAAGCATTTCTCCGATCGCGAGACCGCCGAGGTCGTCTACTTCGTCACCGTCGCGGCCTTCTTCGACCGCGTGACCGAGGCCGCCGGCATTCCCCTGGAATCCTGATCCCGCCGTTCCCGTCTCGTCCCCTTCATCGAATCCTTCATTCGGAGAACCGAGCCATGACCATGCCTGGAGAGGCCCGCCGTCGCGGGTTCACGCTGATCGAACTGCTGGTGGTGATCGCGATCATCGCCGTCCTCATCGCGCTGCTCTTGCC
Protein-coding regions in this window:
- a CDS encoding carboxymuconolactone decarboxylase family protein, which encodes MITRRLAASFTLASALLAPAVKAGDEGAPSPVAVTRPGLKEVLEGSKKSQPRLPLPPLTPEEKARAEKAAANPNGGVFAGIVNNGRMRNFYLAPEFRSEFYVRPSDAGKTDPKTILRWGAGDPAMPLDPTVRIMFFWLVARANNCYYCLGHQEVKLKAAGVSDDQLAALDTDWSSFKPADAAAFAFVKKLARTPQEIATADVEALRRHHDDLAILDMIFSTGNYCAMTRWTGGLAIPQEDHRDYLTPTAAAYRQLPSLVAPLDPERGGSQVVCKPAAANRPALESRPDVEAALAAARERKPRLTLVDEEKARKILPDDWSAAPLSNWVRLLANFPEAGKARILSITAGAAADKGVLDPTLRAQIAWIAARQDRAWYALGQARKRLHDLGQSDDAIFAIDAPDDRFSAGQKAVFHLAKKLTADPALVTDADVAAVRKHFSDRETAEVVYFVTVAAFFDRVTEAAGIPLES